From the Salarias fasciatus chromosome 5, fSalaFa1.1, whole genome shotgun sequence genome, the window ATTTTGACTGACATGAGCAAATGACCACATTAAATGCCAGAGTTGTATGAAAAGCATGTGATGCATGTCCTGAAGTATCTGATTTGTCAGAATGACAAACTGCGACTACGATTTGTGTAAATGGCTGAATGTTGTGGAGGTTGAACTGTTGTGCAAAAGTGAAATGCGATGTGATAAAGGCACCAGAGTGACtgagaaaaactaaacacaggGCAAATTCTGAGACTCGAATCCCAcctggcctccagcagctccgagtGCATAGTCAAGGCTAACCATGAATGGGATGGTTCAAGTGTCAAGTAGTACCTAAACCATGGAAGGATCAATGAAGTACTTTCAAGGTCACAAACCCATTTGACAGAAACCTCATTCTGAAGCCTCGGGTCCAACTGGCTTGATAAAGTTTGGATCCATTGGCCAAATCAgacaacagcagctttaacatgcatttggagttctgcagctcagtattttttttttttcacccatttaAGTCATTCATGTAACCAGTAAAcgaaggcccaatcccatttctccttctagccctacccctttgaaacggagtgctaaggggtagggcccaaagtaaacccctccgaattgcaACACCCCTCCAaaaatcgcgtacgtcatcagtagtcgccgctgctgtagacagatgcgacaattgtttggtGAAGATTTtccttacattttaaaactttattaatcaacaaaatactgacatttatgaacttctttcgttgcggacgctgccatcttgccgatcttggaaggctttctgggaaatctgtgtggagaggggcgcttgttttgtctgcctataccgtcagtggcgggtgtggttagttcacttccgcattggcgggggcgatggtttcccacccgcgcattccaggcgggcagtgttgaagaaaccagtttattgaaaataatcgtccgTTGCgtttggaatgcgcgggtgtggaaatgATCACTCCTGTGCCAATgcagaagtgaactaaccccgcccgccactgaCAGCGCAGGCTGAcgaaacaagcgcccctcgccaccagatcatacccctccgtttgaagtGTGCCTCGAGAacctccttttggaggggtgactggccctccttcttggccttACCCCTACGtcatgacaattgggacactcctacccctccccGTGAACGCGCAAAATGAGGGGTAGGGCcgaggggtgaaatgggattcagcggAAATCATCTAAAATCAACACTCCAAGCTATTCTCTGGGTCACTTTTCAATGCAAGAAGGATAAAGCTCAAATGAAAGAATTGATTGAATACTTCCTTTTCAGGCACTTTATTAGCTGCAGTACATCAGTGTGTTCAGCATTTGTCTGAAATATTGTTGAACCACAAAGAAGTTGTTcaactgcagcagaggatgctGGACTCCAGGAGCTGATCACACACCACATCCCTGCACATAGGAGCTCAGGTCCTGGTTCTCACAGTGACGTTTCCAGGCCACCCTGAAACACAGCCGAGTCGTTTATTCCTCCACATGTGAAGGTTAAAGCAGTGAGTCCATCACAGTCTCATCACATGTTCAGGACTTACCAGGCTCTGACGCCTTGAGGATCCTTCACCACACGCTTGGCACAGTTGATCGCTGCACCAACGTCGTCACTCAGAAGCTCTGAAATTGAATTTGGTGGATCATTATTAATTTACATCCATGTGCTGAAAGTCAAAGAACCAGGTATGTTTTAGTGGGAGGTGTAAACGCAGGGATTCTTCACTGACCGCTGCATTTGATGTTGCAGCCGTTGCTTGTAGGGGAGCCGTCCTCGCACCAATAGCGGCTGTTGATCTGGAAGATGCCGTAGTCTGTGGAGCCGGGTCCGTTGTAGTTGGTGGCTCCGGTGTCATAGCTGGACTCCCACTGAGACAGGCACACCCCTGCAGAATGAAAGTATCGCACTGGGCATCAAAGACTTGTTTGGCAAGTCTGGTGTTCATCATCATTTGAAGTCTCTCagcctctgagtctggttcactGCTGGAAAGTCCTCCTAAAGTTTTAATCTCTGAAATGAGTTAGTTGTGTCTCACACTGAATCGTGGGTTAAATTCAGCTGGTTGAGAGGAGTCATTAACACAAACGCCTCTCAGACAA encodes:
- the LOC115388733 gene encoding lysozyme C-like; the encoded protein is MVMRSLVFLLLLAVSSAKVFERCEWARVLKKYGMDGYRGVTLADWVCLSQWESSYDTGATNYNGPGSTDYGIFQINSRYWCEDGSPTSNGCNIKCSELLSDDVGAAINCAKRVVKDPQGVRAWVAWKRHCENQDLSSYVQGCGV